The following coding sequences lie in one Metallumcola ferriviriculae genomic window:
- a CDS encoding DUF1638 domain-containing protein, protein MKLIACGIFKRELEKVQSEAPDIFAGIETEFLTPALHVSLAALEKEVTSRLEIEPQPALLYGCNCHPELKEICREANCLLPQGVDCAQVLAGKEFLQEISQGSNDFYLTPGWLEHADEIFKHGLGWDSIDARQNLGFYDRMVLLDTDVRPIDDLEILGFYDYCQVPIERVALSLQFFKQNLLQMLSDRKNRR, encoded by the coding sequence ATGAAACTAATTGCATGCGGCATCTTTAAAAGAGAATTGGAAAAGGTACAATCCGAGGCCCCTGATATATTTGCCGGCATAGAAACCGAATTTCTCACTCCGGCACTACATGTTAGTTTGGCAGCATTAGAAAAGGAAGTAACAAGTCGCCTGGAAATAGAGCCACAACCGGCACTGCTTTATGGTTGTAACTGCCACCCGGAATTGAAGGAAATTTGCCGGGAGGCTAACTGCTTATTGCCCCAAGGGGTGGATTGTGCTCAGGTGCTTGCCGGCAAAGAATTTCTTCAGGAAATCAGCCAAGGCAGTAATGATTTCTACCTTACTCCTGGTTGGCTTGAACACGCCGATGAAATATTTAAACATGGATTAGGCTGGGATAGCATTGATGCCAGGCAGAATTTAGGGTTTTATGACCGGATGGTGCTGTTGGATACTGACGTACGGCCAATAGATGACCTAGAAATTCTGGGATTTTACGATTATTGCCAGGTGCCGATAGAACGTGTTGCTTTGTCGCTACAGTTTTTCAAACAGAATTTACTGCAAATGCTTTCCGACAGAAAAAATAGGAGGTAA
- a CDS encoding MTH865 family protein, which translates to MNTAEIIKKQIVGALAAAKFPINSPEELLQAFPQGTDTTCEAGDIKVTAGEAGKLLTTQDFPFTSAEHVAVTIVGRAGL; encoded by the coding sequence ATGAATACTGCGGAAATTATTAAGAAACAAATTGTCGGCGCTCTAGCCGCTGCAAAATTCCCTATTAACAGTCCCGAGGAATTGCTGCAGGCCTTTCCCCAGGGAACTGATACCACTTGCGAAGCCGGCGATATCAAAGTAACTGCCGGTGAAGCAGGCAAACTGTTAACTACGCAGGATTTCCCCTTCACCAGTGCGGAACACGTAGCGGTAACCATTGTTGGCCGCGCCGGCCTGTAA
- a CDS encoding DUF4372 domain-containing protein has protein sequence MQGKDTKKSTFYQLFKPILNGQFFKQIKDLGVDKYVKKLFTPQFIIFMIYAQLEQLKGLRAISNSLNNQDFSQEINLKSISFSQISRRLNNLPTEVFQTLFKDLTFKVLKEAGDDNRTMKQSTKKY, from the coding sequence ATGCAAGGCAAGGATACCAAAAAATCCACATTTTATCAACTGTTCAAACCCATCTTAAATGGGCAGTTTTTCAAGCAAATAAAAGATTTAGGGGTTGATAAATACGTAAAAAAGCTTTTTACGCCACAATTCATCATTTTTATGATTTATGCTCAACTTGAACAACTAAAGGGTTTACGAGCTATCAGTAACAGTCTTAATAATCAAGATTTCAGCCAGGAAATTAACCTTAAATCCATCAGCTTTTCGCAAATATCACGGCGGCTAAACAATTTGCCCACAGAGGTTTTCCAAACGCTTTTTAAAGACCTAACCTTTAAGGTTTTGAAAGAGGCCGGCGACGACAACCGGACCATGAAGCAATCTACCAAGAAATACTAA
- a CDS encoding group II intron maturase-specific domain-containing protein has product MPMHLTSGWRHISQTTPSVDSLMMVLCIVKVRQKRQALSRRFESCGLELHPTKTKVVYCKDSNRKEKEDVTNFTFLGYTFHPRKAKGWKGAEFTSFLPAISQEAQKRIRQEIRKWKLKLHHIGLEEIAKEYNPIIQGWLNYYGKNGRKILRKVLEYINLHLVLWTKGKFKKLKRKKMRAINFLERITSVA; this is encoded by the coding sequence ATGCCTATGCATTTGACAAGTGGATGGCGTCACATTTCCCAAACAACCCCATCTGTCGATTCGCTGATGATGGTATTGTGCATTGTAAAAGTAAGGCAGAAGCGGCAAGCACTAAGTAGGCGATTTGAGTCCTGTGGCCTAGAATTACATCCTACGAAAACAAAAGTGGTGTACTGTAAGGACAGTAACAGAAAAGAGAAAGAAGATGTGACAAACTTCACTTTTCTAGGTTATACCTTTCATCCCAGAAAAGCCAAAGGGTGGAAGGGAGCAGAATTCACAAGTTTTCTGCCAGCAATTAGCCAAGAGGCGCAAAAACGTATTAGACAAGAAATAAGGAAGTGGAAATTGAAATTACACCACATTGGACTAGAGGAAATTGCAAAAGAATACAATCCCATTATTCAAGGGTGGTTGAATTATTATGGGAAAAACGGTCGCAAAATATTACGGAAAGTCCTAGAGTACATCAACTTACATCTGGTCCTTTGGACTAAGGGTAAATTTAAGAAGCTTAAACGGAAAAAGATGCGAGCTATCAACTTTTTAGAAAGAATCACTAGCGTTGCATAA
- a CDS encoding CoA-transferase — translation MTDSSLKKKLMTADEVVKLIPDGATVRISGAALVCSSAIIFKNIRQSFLKTGHPRDLCIVSEGSPGSNVPGYNYFEYLAHKGLVRRVVGGHMGFHHALFPLIRNNEIEAYNISQGVLSILTSERAAGKNGYLTKVGLGTQQDPRHEGCKLNEGLEMEDLVELREVDGEQYLWFKAIREDIAVLKSSYADLNGNITLKAEPSNNDALGVAMAVKNEGGKVFVYVKELKEEYFNPRLVHIPHFLVDGIILDPSIVQAAPHLEYSPYFSNEERCSEEQIHKIIEEDTNNSARKRKIKHKVIARRAAMELYPEVVVNIGFGIPQMISGEAIDLGIDMDSVVMTTETGVSGGVQLSSVFSVSMNTDAIYDQASQFRFYEGGGLDIGFLGALEIDQKGNVNVCKKGTRLAGVGGFNYIVHSSDKLVYCFTFMQGSGYDIENGELVPRDGKDKKIVADVESISMNAGLEFANNKTVLYITERCVLKLKEDGLEIIEIAPGLDLKKDILDHLDFTPSIAVDLKEMPKLCFETKGADYVR, via the coding sequence ATGACTGATTCATCATTGAAGAAAAAACTCATGACTGCGGACGAAGTCGTCAAGCTGATACCTGACGGTGCTACCGTGCGGATTTCTGGCGCAGCCTTGGTGTGCTCGTCCGCTATAATCTTTAAAAACATTAGGCAATCGTTCCTAAAGACCGGGCATCCGAGAGATCTTTGCATCGTCTCGGAGGGTTCTCCTGGGAGCAATGTGCCGGGCTACAATTACTTTGAGTACCTAGCCCACAAGGGCCTTGTCAGGCGGGTGGTTGGCGGACATATGGGATTTCATCACGCGCTATTTCCATTGATCAGGAACAACGAGATAGAGGCATACAATATCTCTCAGGGTGTGCTGTCGATCTTAACGAGCGAAAGGGCCGCTGGTAAGAATGGCTACCTGACAAAGGTCGGACTGGGCACTCAGCAGGATCCCCGCCATGAGGGCTGTAAACTCAACGAGGGACTAGAGATGGAAGACTTGGTTGAACTCAGGGAAGTGGATGGAGAACAATACCTCTGGTTTAAAGCAATAAGGGAGGACATCGCCGTACTGAAGTCAAGCTATGCCGACCTAAACGGCAATATCACCCTCAAAGCCGAGCCATCCAACAATGATGCCCTCGGGGTAGCCATGGCGGTCAAAAACGAGGGGGGCAAGGTCTTCGTATATGTCAAGGAACTGAAGGAAGAGTATTTCAACCCGCGTCTCGTGCACATTCCGCACTTCCTGGTGGACGGGATCATCCTCGATCCCAGTATAGTACAGGCGGCTCCGCACCTTGAATATAGCCCGTACTTCTCCAATGAAGAGCGGTGCAGTGAGGAACAAATACATAAGATCATAGAAGAAGATACCAACAACAGTGCCCGGAAAAGAAAGATCAAGCACAAAGTCATAGCCAGAAGGGCGGCAATGGAGCTGTACCCAGAGGTTGTCGTGAATATCGGGTTCGGCATCCCGCAGATGATTAGCGGCGAGGCCATAGATCTCGGAATCGATATGGATTCCGTCGTGATGACCACCGAGACTGGCGTCAGCGGCGGGGTACAGTTGTCCTCGGTATTCAGCGTATCCATGAATACCGACGCCATCTATGACCAAGCGTCCCAATTTAGATTTTACGAGGGCGGCGGGCTCGATATCGGTTTTCTAGGCGCTCTGGAGATAGACCAAAAGGGCAACGTCAACGTCTGCAAAAAGGGGACACGCCTCGCGGGTGTAGGTGGTTTTAATTACATCGTTCACTCTTCTGACAAACTGGTGTACTGCTTTACCTTCATGCAGGGATCGGGCTACGATATCGAAAACGGAGAGTTAGTCCCGCGCGACGGGAAAGATAAGAAAATCGTGGCGGATGTGGAGAGCATCTCTATGAACGCGGGGCTTGAGTTCGCCAACAATAAGACGGTTCTATATATCACCGAACGATGCGTATTAAAGCTGAAAGAAGACGGGCTCGAGATCATCGAGATCGCCCCAGGACTCGACCTTAAAAAAGATATCCTTGATCATCTGGATTTTACTCCGTCGATTGCGGTAGACCTCAAGGAAATGCCCAAACTCTGTTTTGAGACGAAGGGAGCGGATTATGTCCGATAG
- a CDS encoding ABC transporter substrate-binding protein — translation MMRKNQPVIAIFVIVLMMTLVLAGCTSKTTDNTADEAGGEVLLGYVGPMTGPSATMGLATKQGAELAIEEINNAGGIMGKTIKFVSRDDEADPTKSKTAVQELIDKEKVQMMIGQPNSTSVAASEAYVNENKIIQILNIATNTQLTNVEKYPYTFRTFFPSPVQAEALVNIAKEADFQRAVLLGDTTALGNDGIAALQAASKAAGIKPVEAIQYKSGDVDMTPVAEKIKDAGADVVLAWTLGADGARIVSALSRIDYMDNVIFLGYTGLSLPNFRELAGDGISRSYMLGGYWSVEKGETQLDEARQKLYDKIVEKYDKYGPGGRSTSPMMVASGYDAVYLYKWAVETASSFDPDLVKNTLETKISEYPLKIGVANTYRFSPTNHEAISGKDLLPVLLDPMVSSDKIFGDVSIRGSFTK, via the coding sequence ATGATGAGGAAAAATCAGCCTGTCATCGCAATATTCGTTATAGTTTTAATGATGACGTTAGTACTGGCTGGATGCACTTCCAAAACGACGGACAATACTGCAGATGAGGCGGGCGGCGAAGTATTACTCGGATATGTCGGTCCAATGACCGGTCCGTCGGCTACGATGGGACTAGCCACTAAGCAGGGCGCCGAACTCGCTATTGAAGAAATTAACAATGCAGGCGGAATTATGGGAAAAACCATTAAATTTGTATCGCGTGACGATGAAGCAGACCCGACAAAATCAAAAACTGCTGTTCAAGAACTGATTGATAAAGAGAAAGTTCAGATGATGATTGGCCAGCCGAACTCAACAAGCGTTGCCGCTTCTGAAGCTTATGTCAATGAAAACAAAATTATTCAGATACTTAACATTGCAACCAACACCCAGCTTACTAATGTTGAAAAATATCCTTATACCTTCAGAACATTCTTCCCAAGTCCGGTACAGGCTGAAGCCCTTGTAAATATCGCAAAAGAAGCCGATTTTCAAAGGGCTGTGCTGCTCGGCGACACGACCGCCCTGGGGAATGATGGAATAGCCGCTTTGCAAGCAGCCAGCAAAGCAGCCGGAATAAAGCCGGTAGAAGCAATTCAATATAAATCCGGAGATGTAGATATGACGCCTGTTGCAGAGAAGATTAAGGATGCTGGCGCAGACGTGGTACTCGCCTGGACCCTTGGTGCAGATGGTGCGAGAATAGTCTCCGCACTTTCAAGAATCGATTATATGGACAACGTGATTTTTCTTGGATACACAGGACTCTCTTTGCCGAATTTCCGAGAGCTTGCCGGAGATGGCATTAGCAGGAGCTATATGCTTGGCGGCTACTGGTCGGTAGAAAAAGGTGAAACTCAGCTGGATGAAGCACGTCAGAAACTCTATGATAAGATAGTCGAGAAATACGATAAATACGGACCCGGCGGTAGAAGCACCTCCCCTATGATGGTGGCATCCGGCTATGATGCGGTTTATCTTTATAAATGGGCAGTCGAAACAGCGAGTTCTTTCGATCCCGACTTAGTAAAAAATACCCTAGAGACAAAAATTTCCGAGTATCCTTTGAAGATTGGTGTTGCAAACACGTATAGGTTCTCGCCAACAAATCATGAAGCTATTTCCGGAAAAGATCTTTTGCCTGTTCTGTTAGACCCAATGGTATCATCGGATAAAATCTTCGGAGACGTTTCTATCAGAGGATCCTTTACAAAGTAA
- a CDS encoding branched-chain amino acid ABC transporter permease, with amino-acid sequence MRKRLKHWPEQLQAVQRKENERVQQLIFGLANGSIYALMALAIGIVSSTTGIINFGYASIVMMGAMVSWWLIVIYGFSYIPALLFAIAVSIVLSIVMYETCVKKLGDLQDNVGWIITLFGAAIILDNIARMVFGTEPQAFPYLFDGKIVKFLGANIMLHELMMITITLVIGVIYHVIIKKTQFGRAVRAVAFRPTTSELMGINSEKIILSCFAMAGIVSAVAGVLIAPITFASYTMTSSIGLKGFAAAVLGGFEDTKGAFVGGFVLGLVEIFISMFVPAGIKDSISFFIMIIVIIFLPGGIMSAKIFNKNWSATEKV; translated from the coding sequence ATGAGAAAACGATTAAAACACTGGCCGGAACAGTTACAGGCAGTACAAAGAAAGGAGAATGAGAGGGTGCAGCAATTAATATTTGGGTTGGCGAACGGCAGCATATACGCACTAATGGCGCTTGCAATCGGAATTGTTAGCTCTACGACAGGCATCATTAATTTTGGATACGCATCTATTGTAATGATGGGCGCAATGGTGAGCTGGTGGCTGATCGTAATATACGGATTTAGCTATATACCTGCTCTATTATTTGCAATAGCCGTCAGCATAGTGCTGAGCATAGTAATGTATGAGACGTGCGTTAAGAAACTTGGGGACTTGCAGGATAATGTAGGGTGGATTATCACATTGTTCGGCGCGGCTATCATATTGGATAATATTGCGCGAATGGTGTTTGGTACCGAGCCGCAGGCGTTTCCGTATTTATTCGATGGCAAAATCGTAAAATTTCTTGGGGCAAACATCATGCTTCATGAGTTGATGATGATAACGATAACCCTCGTTATCGGAGTTATATACCATGTGATAATAAAGAAGACCCAGTTTGGTAGGGCTGTACGCGCTGTTGCATTCAGGCCGACAACTTCGGAGCTGATGGGCATCAATAGCGAAAAGATAATATTGTCCTGCTTTGCAATGGCCGGGATCGTGTCGGCGGTAGCCGGTGTATTAATCGCTCCTATTACGTTTGCGAGTTACACCATGACGAGTTCAATCGGCCTGAAAGGATTTGCAGCCGCTGTGTTGGGCGGATTTGAAGACACAAAAGGAGCATTTGTCGGAGGCTTCGTATTGGGGCTCGTCGAAATCTTCATAAGTATGTTTGTCCCCGCCGGGATAAAGGATTCGATCAGCTTCTTTATAATGATTATTGTGATAATATTTTTACCGGGGGGGATAATGAGTGCCAAAATTTTTAATAAAAACTGGTCCGCTACGGAAAAAGTATAG